One Sulfolobus sp. S-194 DNA segment encodes these proteins:
- a CDS encoding OsmC family protein: MEFSISLYGDFENPTVEILGRREKASKLYLEAPLYAFLISIPHCIAEAFESIAKKEGIKIKDCKVRAVYEIDEKQFMLGYPVIKKIKIFIYNSGCTLEELEEIIRKVKKECPIYLSFSEKIEILAGN; encoded by the coding sequence ATGGAATTTAGTATTAGTTTATATGGTGACTTTGAAAATCCAACGGTGGAAATATTAGGCAGGAGAGAAAAAGCTAGCAAATTATATTTGGAGGCACCATTATATGCATTTCTTATCTCAATACCTCATTGTATAGCTGAAGCTTTTGAAAGTATAGCTAAAAAAGAGGGGATTAAGATTAAGGATTGTAAAGTTAGGGCTGTATATGAAATTGATGAAAAGCAATTTATGTTAGGCTATCCGGTCATAAAGAAGATAAAAATCTTTATATATAATAGTGGCTGTACATTAGAAGAATTAGAAGAAATAATACGTAAAGTAAAGAAAGAATGCCCAATATATCTAAGTTTTTCAGAAAAAATAGAAATTTTGGCGGGTAATTAA
- the acs gene encoding acetate--CoA ligase alpha subunit codes for MSLEYLFKPKSIAVIGASRYKEKVGNVVFRNLLYTYHGKLYPVNSKAEDVEGIKAYKSVKDIPDPIDMVVITVPREAVPQVMEEAVEKNVKAAIVITAGFKEVGEAELEDKVISIARKGGIRVLGPNTFGIITPEFNATFAYTDVKRGNIALVVQSGGLGVYMLNWAQKYRVGISYMVSLGNQADVKEYEVIEYLSRDPETRAIFVYLEGVSDGNSFLETLPEATKRKPIVFLKGGTTSNGAAAAKTHTGSLAGSFEVFKAAVRTVGGILVDNLHDMLNLAKLLMYSEPVTEELLVITNSGGHGVLTSDEIEKNGLRMVEIPDWMKETLRKILPPTSVPRNPLDLTGDANRERYYSALKIVSELNSTKLVIVQALPMVSCTDVARVISNFKGKGVIGITMGLDEDMALKILETTGIPGYTFPEDAVKAIKYLVNKPIPRKKIRTIQPIESAIELVKGKKTLKDFEALKLMEIYGIRTPKWGIAESAEEAQRVADSIGYPVVMKISPDEPVHKTEMKGVVVNVEKDQVKDVYSQLSKITRRVMIQEQLNGLEIYIGGIRDPVFGHVVLVGSGGIYVEVLKNIAYGLSPIYEDEAQELLIESKIHAMLTARKRGYDENSLIRTIISVSRMIVDLDIKEMDINPLFVNERGAFAVDVRIVFD; via the coding sequence ATGTCATTAGAGTATCTCTTTAAACCAAAGAGTATAGCTGTTATTGGAGCTTCTCGTTATAAAGAGAAAGTTGGAAATGTAGTATTCAGAAATCTTCTATATACTTATCACGGAAAACTTTATCCAGTAAATTCAAAAGCTGAAGATGTTGAAGGCATAAAGGCATATAAGAGTGTTAAAGATATTCCAGATCCTATAGATATGGTAGTAATTACAGTACCTAGAGAAGCTGTGCCACAAGTAATGGAAGAGGCTGTTGAAAAAAATGTGAAAGCAGCAATTGTAATTACTGCTGGATTTAAAGAAGTTGGTGAGGCTGAATTAGAAGATAAGGTAATAAGTATTGCTAGGAAAGGAGGGATAAGAGTTTTAGGTCCTAATACTTTTGGTATCATCACCCCAGAGTTTAATGCAACTTTTGCCTATACTGACGTTAAAAGAGGAAATATCGCATTAGTTGTTCAAAGCGGTGGTCTAGGAGTTTACATGCTAAATTGGGCACAGAAATATAGAGTAGGAATAAGTTACATGGTAAGTTTAGGTAATCAAGCTGATGTAAAAGAGTATGAAGTTATCGAATATCTTTCAAGAGACCCAGAAACAAGAGCAATATTTGTTTACCTAGAAGGAGTCTCAGACGGTAATTCTTTCTTAGAAACTTTGCCAGAAGCCACAAAGAGAAAACCGATAGTATTCTTAAAAGGAGGTACCACAAGTAATGGTGCAGCAGCAGCTAAAACACATACTGGTAGTTTGGCTGGCTCTTTTGAAGTTTTCAAAGCAGCAGTTAGGACTGTTGGAGGAATTCTGGTGGATAATCTACATGATATGTTAAATCTTGCAAAGCTCTTAATGTATTCCGAACCAGTTACTGAAGAATTACTTGTAATTACAAATTCTGGCGGCCATGGAGTTCTTACCTCAGACGAAATAGAGAAAAATGGATTAAGAATGGTTGAAATACCAGATTGGATGAAAGAGACTTTAAGAAAGATTTTGCCTCCAACTTCAGTACCCAGAAATCCTTTAGATTTAACCGGAGATGCCAACAGGGAAAGATACTATTCAGCATTAAAGATTGTTAGTGAGCTAAATTCTACCAAATTAGTTATAGTGCAAGCTTTACCAATGGTTAGCTGTACAGATGTTGCTAGAGTGATCTCGAATTTTAAGGGAAAAGGAGTTATCGGGATTACTATGGGACTTGATGAGGATATGGCATTAAAAATATTGGAAACGACCGGAATTCCAGGATATACTTTTCCAGAGGATGCTGTAAAAGCGATTAAATATCTTGTAAACAAACCTATCCCAAGAAAGAAAATCAGGACAATACAACCGATTGAGAGTGCTATAGAACTAGTTAAGGGGAAAAAGACTCTCAAGGATTTTGAAGCTCTGAAACTTATGGAAATTTACGGAATAAGAACCCCTAAGTGGGGAATTGCTGAAAGTGCAGAAGAGGCTCAGAGAGTCGCAGACTCTATTGGTTACCCCGTTGTTATGAAAATTTCACCAGATGAGCCAGTACATAAGACGGAGATGAAAGGAGTTGTTGTTAATGTGGAGAAAGACCAAGTAAAGGATGTTTACTCGCAATTATCTAAAATAACTAGAAGAGTAATGATTCAGGAACAGTTAAACGGTTTAGAAATTTATATTGGAGGAATAAGGGATCCTGTATTTGGTCACGTAGTTTTAGTAGGAAGTGGCGGAATTTATGTTGAAGTTTTAAAGAATATCGCTTATGGTTTATCACCAATATATGAAGATGAAGCACAAGAACTCTTAATAGAGAGTAAGATTCATGCTATGTTAACTGCTAGGAAGAGGGGTTACGACGAGAACTCGTTAATAAGGACAATAATAAGTGTTTCTAGGATGATAGTTGATTTGGATATAAAAGAAATGGACATTAACCCCTTATTTGTGAACGAGAGAGGGGCCTTTGCTGTAGATGTAAGAATAGTGTTTGATTAA
- a CDS encoding DUF981 domain-containing protein, producing the protein MALFIDILTIQLIAMGVSFLTFAYGLIKTFLVHSTVQDYRNAIRPQYIPQLLLGVLMSITGFYGMLVWPLPSSYNILFYDLYAVLGLGIIGIALSIKNEYKLEHLGFMGLLFGLVTIYYGIQGYLHNMTAEPSALLVLYTLTGLAAVFFYPVSIFLDNGKWSKIWLIVDAVLLILAGLLAGYIGLEAVGEHLSAFAKWSPFI; encoded by the coding sequence ATGGCATTATTCATAGATATATTGACTATTCAGTTAATTGCTATGGGTGTAAGTTTCTTAACCTTTGCTTACGGACTAATTAAGACATTCCTAGTTCATTCTACAGTACAAGACTATAGAAATGCAATTAGACCGCAATATATACCACAATTATTACTAGGTGTACTTATGTCTATTACTGGATTTTATGGAATGCTTGTTTGGCCCTTACCATCTAGCTATAATATATTATTCTACGACTTATATGCAGTATTAGGTTTGGGAATTATCGGGATAGCCTTAAGCATTAAGAATGAGTATAAACTTGAGCACTTAGGCTTCATGGGGTTATTATTCGGATTAGTGACAATATATTATGGCATACAAGGGTATCTGCATAATATGACTGCTGAACCCTCTGCATTATTGGTATTGTACACATTAACTGGATTGGCTGCAGTATTCTTCTATCCCGTTTCCATATTCCTAGATAATGGAAAGTGGAGTAAAATATGGTTAATAGTAGATGCAGTATTGCTAATATTAGCCGGATTATTAGCTGGGTACATAGGGCTTGAAGCTGTAGGAGAACACCTATCTGCTTTTGCAAAATGGTCTCCATTTATTTAA
- a CDS encoding DUF998 domain-containing protein, producing the protein MGILKYSGFISVILAWIVIFASIRLNPWFDFIKNAFSDLGGPLARDPWLYNYGLIIVSFFAFLYAIFLVEVNTNKILIIASAFVMVAAMFLALIGIFHEGTYPHVFVSTWFFIQFDIAILTYGIGLLTERRKLGIYILILFIIGNVVAGVVKWPSAATIEAWGISIIDIWVILSFLDASRR; encoded by the coding sequence GTGGGAATCTTAAAATACTCAGGGTTCATTAGCGTAATACTAGCCTGGATAGTAATATTTGCAAGTATTAGACTTAACCCGTGGTTTGATTTTATTAAAAACGCTTTTAGTGATTTAGGAGGACCTTTGGCAAGGGATCCTTGGCTATATAATTACGGCCTTATAATAGTTTCCTTCTTTGCCTTTCTTTATGCTATCTTTCTAGTAGAAGTAAATACAAATAAAATTTTGATAATAGCGTCAGCTTTTGTAATGGTTGCCGCAATGTTTCTAGCCTTAATAGGAATATTTCATGAAGGAACTTATCCGCATGTATTTGTTTCCACATGGTTTTTCATACAATTTGATATTGCTATCCTAACATACGGAATAGGCTTATTAACAGAAAGGAGAAAATTAGGGATTTATATATTAATTCTCTTTATTATCGGAAACGTCGTAGCTGGAGTAGTTAAGTGGCCTTCTGCAGCAACAATTGAAGCGTGGGGAATTTCGATAATTGACATCTGGGTAATACTTTCGTTTTTAGATGCATCTCGAAGATAA